The Zalophus californianus isolate mZalCal1 chromosome X, mZalCal1.pri.v2, whole genome shotgun sequence genome window below encodes:
- the CSTF2 gene encoding cleavage stimulation factor subunit 2 isoform X6 has protein sequence MGVSSAEEHSEWTMLPVKRTKKSSRLCVQNSPQEARNMLLQNPQLAYALLQAQVVMRIVDPEIALKILHRQTNIPTLIAGNPQPVHSAGPGSGSTVSMNQQNPQAPQAQSLGGMHVNGAPPLMQASMQAGVPAPGQIPAAVTGPGPGSLAPGAYIFPLKKRELLLCRKDETRTCGGMQAQVGMPGSGPVSIERGQGTLQHSPVGPAGPASIERVQVPMQDPRAAMQRGPLPANVPTPRGLLGDAPNDPRGGTLLSVTGEVEPRGYLGPPHQGPPMHHVPGHDSRGPPPHELRGGPLAEPRPLMAEPRGPMLDQRGPPLDGRGGRDPRGIDARGMEARAMEARGLDARGLEARAMEARAMEARAMEARAMEARAMEARAMEVRGIEARSMDTRGPVPGPRGPMPSGIQGPSPINMGAVGPQGSRQVPVMQGAGMQGASIQGGGQPGGFSPGQNQVTPQDHEKAALIMQVLQLTADQIAMLPPEQRQSILILKEQIQKSTGAP, from the exons CTCTGTGTCCAGAATAGTCCCCAGGAAGCACGGAACATGTTGCTTCAGAACCCTCAGCTGGCTTATGCTTTGCTACAAGCACAGGTAGTGATGAGAATTGTGGATCCAGAGATTGCCCTG AAAATTCTGCATCGCCAGACAAATATTCCAACACTGATTGCAGGCAACCCTCAGCCAGTCCACAGTGCTGGGCCTGGCTCAGGATCCACTGTGTCAATGAACCAGCAGAATCCTCAGGCCCCTCAGGCTCAGTCTTTG ggTGGAATGCATGTCAATGGTGCACCTCCTCTGATGCAAGCTTCTATGCAGGCTGGAGTTCCAGCTCCAGGGCAGATACCAGCAGCTGTAACAGGACCTGGTCCTGGTTCCTTAGCTCCTGGAG catatatatttcctttgaagaaaagagaattattgCTGTGTAGAAAGGACGAGACAAGGACTTGTG GAGGAATGCAAGCCCAGGTTGGAATGCCAGGAAGTGGACCAGTGTCCATTGAACGGGGAcaag GAACCCTACAGCACTCGCCTGTGGGACCCGCCGGGCCTGCATCAATTGAGCGAGTTCAAG TGCCGATGCAGGACCCCAGAGCCGCTATGCAGCGTGGGCCCTTGCCTGCCAATGTCCCAACTCCTCGAGGTCTATTGGGAGACGCTCCAAATGACCCGCGTGGAGGCACTTTACTTTCTGTAACTGGAGAGGTAGAGCCTAG AGGTTACCTGGGACCACCTCATCAGGGTCCACCCATGCACCATGTCCCAGGCCATGACAGCCGTGGCCCACCCCCACATGAGTTGAGGGGAGGGCCATTAGCTGAGCCCAGACCTCTAATGGCAGAGCCAAGAGGACCCATGCTAGATCAGAGGGGTCCACCCTTGGATGGCAGAG GCGGAAGAGATCCCCGAGGCATAGATGCACGAGGGATGGAGGCACGAGCCATGGAGGCTAGAGGATTAGATGCCAGAGGATTGGAGGCCCGTGCAATGGAAGCCCGCGCGATGGAGGCCCGCGCGATGGAGGCCCGTGCGATGGAGGCCCGCGCGATGGAGGCCCGTGCGATGGAAGTCAGAGGGATAGAGGCCAGAAGTATGGATACAAGGGGCCCGGTCCCTGGCCCTAGAGGCCCTATGCCTAGTGGAATCCAGGGTCCCAGTCCAATTAACATGGGGGCAGTTGGCCCCCAGGGATCCAGACAG GTCCCAGTCATGCAGGGAGCAGGCATGCAAGGGGCGAGCATTCAGGGTGGAGGTCAGCCTGGGGGCTTTAGTCCTGGCCAGAACCAAGTTACCCCACAGGATCATGAGAAG GCTGCTTTGATCATGCAGGTTCTTCAGCTGACTGCAGACCAGATCGCCATGCTGCCTCCTGAGCAGAGGCAGAGtatcctgatcttaaaggaacaAATACAGAAATCCACTGGAGCACCTTGA